Genomic segment of uncultured Tolumonas sp.:
CCCAGCAAGCCAATGCGGGAGCCGGGCACTAAGTTCAGCTTAATTTTTTGCAGGATCAACTTATCGCCATAACCGGCGCTCAGATTTTCCATACTGATCAGCGGCGTTGGCAACGCATCTGGTTCACGGAACTGAAACTGAAATTGCGAATCAACATGCGCAGGCAGGATCAACTCCATTCGCTCCATCGCTTTCAGACGACTTTGTGCCTGACGGGCTTTGGTGGCTTTATAACGGAAGCGATCGACATAATCTTGCATCTTGCTCAGCGCGAGTTGCTGCTTTTCATACATCGATTGTTGTTGTGACAAAGCCGATGCACGCTGAATCTCGAAGTCAGAATATCCGCCGGTATATTCATTCAACTTGTCATTTTCGATATGAATGATGCGATTAATGACCCGATCGAGAAAATCACGATCGTGGGAGATCAAGATCAATGTGCCGCGATAAGAACGTAACCAGCTTTCCAGCCAGATCACAGCATCTAAATCTAAGTGGTTGGTTGGTTCATCGAGTAACAGTAAGTCGGAGCGACAGATCAGCGCTTGTGCCAGGTTAAGACGCATACGCCAACCACCAGAAAATGCCGAGACCGGTTGCTGATGTTGTTCGCTGCTGAAGCCCAGACCATGCAACAGTTCTCCGGCACGCGAACGAATGGTGTAAGCACCGGCGGCATCTAAATGACCGTGCAATTCAGCAATGCGGATGCCATCGCCTTGTTGTTCCGCTTGCGCTAGTTGTTGTTCAAGGCTGCGAAACTCTTTGTCGCCGTCAATGACATAATCGATCGCAGAACAATCAAGGGCGGGAGTTTCCTGCGCTACGGTGGCGATTTGCCATTGTGCTGGTACGGAAACCGAGCCTGCATCAACCGCCAGTTCACCTTTTAATAAAGCAAAAAAACTGGATTTACCGCAGCCGTTTTTTCCAACTAACCCGACCTTTTGACCGGGATGAATAGTGGCTGAAGCCTCTTCTAATAAAGGCTTATTGCCTCGGAGCAGCGTAATTTGAGAAACGATGATCATGACGGGAATAATTCGGCAGCAAACAAAAGCGCATTATACGGGTAAAAGCGTTGTCCGGCAGCTGTTGAATGATCAGCCGAGGATTGTGTTTGGCAGGATTTTTCCGGTATGCTGGTGAGACTAGTTGTCATTTTAACCGGGATGCATGATGAAGATTACTCATTTGAGCGTTGTTACGCTGGATTACACCGTATCGGATACTTCAGGCGAAGTACTGGATACCACTGAAGGGCGTGAGCCGTTAGTTTATCTGCATGGCAGTGGCTATCTGGTTCCCGGTTTAGAGAATGCACTGTATGAACGTGCAGCAGGTGACAGCTTTGAACTGACAGTGCCAGCCGCAGATGCTTACGGTGAATACGAAGAATCATTGGTACAAGAAGTACCGGGCGAATTGTTCGATGGTATGGAAGTGGCGGAAGGCGACACATTTGTTGCTGATACCGATGATGGTCACCGTCCGGTTACTATCGTTGAAGTTTCTGAAGACTTCGTGAAAGTTGATGCTAACCATCCACTGGCGGGCATGGATCTGCACTTTAAAGTGAATGTTCGTGAAGTTCGTGCAGCAACAGCAGAAGAAATTGCACATGGTCATATTCACGGTGAAGAAGGTTGTGGTCACGATCATGGTCATCATCATGAGCACGAAGGTTGTTGCGGTGGCCATGGTCATTCACATGGTGACGATCATGAGTGTTGTGGTGGTAAAGGTCATGCGCATGGTGAAGAACATGAGTGCTGCGGCGGGAAAGGCCATGGTCATGATCATCATCATGACGCGGAAGAACAGCATGAATGCTGTGGTGGCCACGGCGGCTGCAAAAACTAAGCATAAAAAGAATCCCGCTAAGTGCGGGATTCTTTTTATGGGAAGAAAATTATTTACTAACCATTATTTCTTACGATTGATACAGTTTTCTTTACCGCAATTACCGTAAAGATACAGGCTGTGATGCGTCAGTGTCATACCATGTTTTTCGGCAATTTCTTTCTGACGTTGTTCAATAACTTCATCAGAAAACTCGACCACACTGCCACAATCCAGACACACCAGATGATCATGGTGATGTTGCTGCGCCAGTTCAAATACGGACTTACCGCCTTCGAAATGATGACGAGTTACAATGCCGGCATCATCAAATTGATTCAGAACCCGGTAAACGGTTGCCAAACCAATTTCTTCACCATTATCCAGCAGCAGTTTATAAAGGTCTTCAGCACTGATGTGCTGGCATTCCGGCTGGCGCAGGTAATCCAAGATCTTAACCCGCGGCGAAGTGATTTTTAATCCGGCGTCTTTCAGTTGCTGATTATGGTCTGTCATAGCTCTCTGTATTCTTGGGGCAGTTTGAGACTGCAGCGAGTAGGGCTTTCCCCATTATATGGCGCAATTCTAATAAAAAGAAATGTGTTACGGCGATGTTTGCTTATTCTGCATAAAATAAAGCCCGTGTAGGTCACGGGCTTGGCTGAAGCTGAACAATTGTTAGACTAACTCAGACAGACACATCTCTTCGCGTAATTGCTGACACCAGGCCGCAACACGTTCCGCTGTCTGTTCTGGCTGACGATCTTCGTCAATGCCCAGACCGACAAAATGTTTGTCATCGACCAGTGCTTTGGAGGCTTCGAAATGATAGCCCTCTGTCGGCCAGTAGCCGACAATGGTTGCGCCTTTAGCCACGATGATGTCACGTAATGTGCCCATCGCATCAAGGAAATATTCAGCATAATCTTCCTGATCGCCACAACCAAAGATGGCCACCAGTTTGGCGCTGAAATCAACTTTTTCCAATTCAGGGAAAAAATCATCCCAGTCGGCCTGTGATTCGCCGTAATACCAGGTTGGAATGCCTAAGATCAGCAAGTCATATTTTTCAAAGTCAGCGCTGGTGCCCTGAGCTACATCCAATACGTCAATCAAATCGCTGCCCAGTTCTTTCTGGATCATGCCTGCGACTGCTTCTGTGTTGCCGGTATCGCTACCAAAGAACAGACCTATCAGTGCCATAAGGTGAATTATCCTTGTTCGTCTTCGTCGGAATTCAAAATGCTGGTTACTATTTTAGCTGGCTGGAACGCTGAGTGCTAACGTATTCGCGGACTAACTCCTGAATGAGTTCTGATCTACTGATACCTCTGGCATCTGCCAACTGATTGAGATCATCCAATGACTCTGCATCGAGTTTGAGTTCAACCCGATGAAGCCCTTTATCCTTATCCCGTTTTAATTGATTGCGTTTATTTATTTTTAACTGCAAATCACGGGGATGAGGGTTAGTTTTAGGGCGCCCTGGACGTTTTTCGTCAGCAAACAGATCCAGTGTAGTGCGATCCGAGTGATGTTTTGCCATATATAAAACTACTGCCAGACAAGGTTCAGGTGCGTGCATTACTCAATAGGGGGCGCACTATACCACAATGTATCGCAAAGCATAACGCGTGATAGCGGCTGTTTTATCAGTTTGATTGTTGTAAAAACCGCTCAACAATTCCGTTAAATAAGAGTGGTTTTTCGGCATGCAGCCAATGACCACAACCGGGAATAATTTTGGCACTGGCATTGGGGAAGTGCTGTGCTATGACGGGTTGATGTTCCGTTTGCAAATAGTCTGATGCACCGCCTTTGATAAATAACACCGGGCCTGAATAACGTTGTGTGGCAGCGAAAGGCCAGCCCATGATATCGGCATAGTGTTGTTGCAATATGTGCAGGTTAAATTGCCAGTGGGTGGGTTGTGTGTTACTGAAAGATTTTAATAAAAATTGGCGCACGGCTGGTTCAGTCAGGTAGTCAGACATCAGTAGTTCTGCTTCCTTTCGAGAGGCTATTTGTGCGTTAGCGACAGCATTCAACGCGTTAAACACATTCGTGTGTCGGCTTTCTTGATAAGCCACGGGGGCAATATCGGCCACGATCAATGATGCTACTCGGTCGGGTGCTTGTAACGCTACCGCCATTGCCACTTTGCCACCCATGGAATGCCCGAGCAGATGCACTTTAGGCTGATTAAATTCACTCAATAAATTGAGGATATCGTCACTCATCACCTGATAGTTCATCTCAGCATGCCATTCTGACAGTCCATGATTGCGCAGATCTACGGTGATCACCGGACGTTGTAACTGTAGCGCTTGTTTGAGTAATCCCAGATTGTCTTGTTTGCCAAATAAACCATGCAGTAAAACAATTGGCTCTGCTGCAGGATTAGGGAACTCGGTTATCTGGTAATTAAGCTTCACAGTGTGTCCTTCTTTGGTTGCTGTAACCGTATATTAACAAATTACCAAATAAATCGTGAGTCAGCCGAATTTAAGAAAATAAAGATGGATTTATTCTCTTGGTTAACGAAATCAGAGGATTGGCGTAATCTGGCAACAAAATGAGGGATGAGTCACGAGTGGAGATGAACACAAGTGTACTGAAATGGAATTTATGCGAGGGTAGTGCTACGGGTCTGAGTAAACACCGTGCACAGGGTTAGGTTTGCTGCTGTGGCTTATGTATAATCCGACCGTTGTCTATATATTCAAAGTGTCGGAACCGAATAAAAATGAAAACCATTGAGGTTGATGAACAGATCTACCGTTACATAGCCAGCCGTACCTTGCATATTGGCGAGAGTGCTTCTGATATTTTAAGACGCCTGCTTGCTTTGCCTGTAGATACGAGTATGGAATCAACTGTGTCTGCGGTGCTTGATGATAAGACGGATGCGGAATCACTCACAGAAGCTTCCACGGATGTTTTGAACAAGCTGATCGACGATGCGCAATTAGCGAAAGAAGAGAGTGCGATAGCACGTTTCATGTTGATTCTTTCCGCCTTGTATCGTGCTCAACCCGAAGTTTTTAGTCGGGGTGCAGACATCAAAGGCCGTAAACGGATCTACTTCGCGGAAGATCCACAAGCCTTGTTAGACAATGGTAAAACCACCAAGCCAAAACCTGTCCCTGAGACCCCGTACTGGGTTATTACTAACACGAATACTGGCCGTAAGCGCTTGATTATTGAGCAGTTAATGCAGGCCATGGGCTACTCTGCGGAAACGATCGCAGAGGTTTGTAACAAGGTATAAAAGAACAGGAAGTCGTATATGGCACAACATCCGCACGCAGGTAAACCAGCTCGCGTTGAAGACCTCACCAATATTCCACGTCTGGTCGCTGCTTATTATCTGAATAAACCTGATATGTCATTACCTGAACAACGCGTTGCCTTCGGTACCTCTGGGCACCGCGGCAGTTCGTTGCACAATGCTTTCACTGAATCTCATATTCAGGCTGTCAGTCAGGCTCTGGCTGAATATCGTCAGAGTAAAGGCATCTCTGGCCCGCTGTTTATTGGTATGGATACGCATGCGTTGTCAGAAGCGGCACTGGCCAGCGCCGTACAAGTATTGGCAGCTAACGGTGTGCAGGTTCGCATTCAGCAAGGCTTAGGCTATACACCGACTCCTGTTGTTTCGCACGCGATCCTGACTTACAACCGCGCTGGTCATGCAGATCAGGCTGATGGCGTGGTGATTACCCCATCACACAATCCACCGGAAGATGGTGGCTTTAAATATAACCCTCCGCATGGTGGCCCAGCTGAAGGTGATATCACCAAGTGGGTGGAAGATCGTGCGAACCAGATCCTGGAAAACGGTTCTGTTGATGTGAAAGTAATGCCTTATGCCGCGGCGATTGCCTCTGAGTTTGTGCAGGAACATGACTACGTTACCCCGTATGTGAATGATTTGGGTAATGTGCTGGATATGGAAGCAATTCGTAAATCGGGCATCAAAATTGGTGTTGATCCACTGGGTGGCGCCGGTGTTGCCTACTGGGACGTGATTGCGAAAACCTATGGCCTGAATATCGAAGTCGTGAATTATCGGGTTGATCCAACATTCTCATTTATGACACTGGATAAAGACGGCAAAATCCGTATGGATTGCTCGAGCCCATGGGCGATGGCGAGTCTGATTGGTCTGAAAGACAAATTTGATATTGCATTGGGTAATGATCCAGATTATGACCGTCACGGTATTGTGACTAAATCAGGTCTGATGAATCCAAACCATTATCTGGCGGTAGCAATTCAATATCTGTTTACGCATCGTCCTAACTGGCCAGCACAAGCGGCAGTGGGTAAGACACTGGTTTCTTCTTCTATCATTGATCGTGTGGCTGGCAAAATTGCCCGCAATCTGAAAGAAGTGCCGGTTGGCTTTAAATGGTTTGTTGATGGTCTGTTTGACGGTAGTTTCGGTTTCGGTGGCGAAGAGAGCGCGGGCGCGTCATTCCTACGTAAAGACGGCACTGTGTGGACTACCGACAAAGATGGTTTCATTCTGGCTTTGCTGGCGGCAGAAATTATTGCGGTGACAGGTAAAGACCCACAGCAGTTGTATGACGCGCTGACAGAAGAATTTGGTGCGCCAGTTTATCGTCGTATCGATGCGCCAGCGAATACCGCACAAAAAGCAGTATTGTCTAAGCTGAGCCCTGATCTGGTTGAAGCAACCTCTTTGGCTGGCGAACCTATTCTGGCGAAACTGACTAAAGCGCCAGGTAACAATGCGGCGATTGGTGGTTTGAAGGTAGTGACTGAGAATGGCTGGTTTGCGGCTCGTCCAAGTGGCACCGAGTCAATCTACAAGATCTATATGGAAAGTTTCAAAGGCGAAGAGCATCTGGATCTTATCCAGAAAGAAGCGCAACAGATCGTTTCTGCGGCACTGGCTAAAGCTGGCGTATAGTTTGTCCTGTTAATAAAAAGCCCTGAATTTTCAGGGCTTTTTGCTATCTGATGTTGGCAGAAATTATAGTCGGTATTCATGACCGTGGTTTTGGATCAGCCGTTTAGTGACATCATGTTGCGGATTGGCGAATACTTCACTGGTCAACCCGCTTTCAACGACTTCCCCCTGATGCATGATCAATACTTTATCACTGATATGGCGCACCAGACCCAGATCGTTGGCAACGACCACATAAGATAATCCCAACCGTTCCTGCAATTTCAGCAACAAATTGACGATTTGCGAGCGCATGGAGACATCCAGCATCGAGAAGGCTTCATCGGCCACGATGATCTTCGGATCAAGGATCAGCGCCCGCGCCAGTGCGACACGTTGTTTTTGCCCTAATGAGATCATCTGCGGATAAAACAGCGCATGTTCCGGCAATAAACCGACCATGCGTAATGTTTCGATCACGGTGTTAGCACGTTCTTCTTCCGTTAAATCGGTATTCAGGCGTAACGGTGCTTCCAGAATTCGACCAACGCGAAGTTGCGGGTTTAACGAAGAATTCGGGTCTTGGAAGATCATGCGGATCAATTTGCAGCGTTTTTGTGTGTCTTCAAACGCAATTAGTTCACCGTTTACTTCAATTTCACCGGAGGTTGGTGGCACCACGCCAGCTAGTATCTTAGCGAGCGTACTTTTGCCAGAGCCTGTTTCACCCACCAATGCGAGCGTTTCACCGGGTTCGAGAGTGAATGAGATATCTTTTAATACCTGAACCGGTTTGCGGCGGAATAAGCCTACCCGATTGATAAAGGTTTTATTGATACCACTGACTTTCAATAATGGTGCGGAGTTCATCGGCTGGAATCCTCCAGGTTCAGTGGGAAATGGCAATAAAACTGGTGTCCTTTACTTTGGGTCACGCCAGGCATCCGTACACACATTTTCTGTGCATAGGGGCAGCGCGGTCCAAGACGGCAACCAATAGGCAAATGCTGCAATGGTGGTATGGAGCCGGGCAGGGTGATCAGTGCTGATTTGTGCGGCAAATTTTGACTAAAATCCGGCAAAGCGTTCAATAGCGCATTGGTATAAGGGTGATGCGGATTTTTTAATACTAATTCGCGTGGACCGGTTTCTACCATCTGACCGCAATACATCACACTGATGGTATCCGCCAGATTGGCGATCGCATTTAAATCATTACTGATCAACAAAATGGTGGTGTGATTCACCACGTTCATTTTATCCAGCAGACGTAGAATTTGTGCCTGTGTGGTAGCTTCCATGGCGCTGATAGGTTCATCGGCGATCAGCAGTTTAGGTTTGACAGCGATAGCCATCGCAATCATCACTTTCTGGCAGATACCGTCAGAAAGCTCTAGTGGATAGGCATTCATGACTTTGTCATGATCTTTAACGCCGACGCGGTGCAATAACGCTTTGGCATGTTTTTTCCGCCAGAACGGCCATTGCCACCATTTTCCCTCAAACACCCGGCTTGGGATGACTTCCATGAGCTGATCACCCACCGGAATGGACGGGTCGAGACAGGATACGGGTTCCTGAAAGATCATGGCGATGTTATTTGATAGAAACTGACGGCGCTGGCGAGGTGTCAATTCGAGTAAGTTCACATCGCAGATCCGCAGGCGATCAGCCGAAACATGCCAGTTATCTTTAGTGATCCCTACCAGTGCTTTGGCAACCAGACTTTTGCCTGAACCGGACTCACCGACTAAACCACGAACTTCGCCTTCATTAATTGTCAGGCTGATTTTATCGACGACTTTGACTCGGCCTTGCGAGGTGTCGATCTCAATAGTCAGATTACGAATATCCAATAACGGCATTATTCTAGTCCTTGTTGCAGTGCTTTACGCAGGCCTTCGCCGACCAGATTGGTGGCAACCACACTCAGCATGATGGCCAAGCCTGGTAGCGCAACATTCCACGGTGAGATATACGCAAGATCTAAACTATCTGCGAGCATGGTGCCCCATTCTGGTAATGGTGATTGCGCACCGATGCCCAGAAAACAGACAGCACTGATATCGAGTATGGCGGCAGAGAGCCCTCGCGTGGTTTGCGTAACCAACACATCCAGAATGTTCGGTAAAATCGCGAGTCGCAGAATACGCCACGGTGTTGAACCATCAAGGCGGACCGCGATGATGTACTCTTTGCCGGCTATCTCTCGGACGGCATTAAATGAAGCTCGAATAAACTGCGGAATTAAAGCCAACGTGATGGCGAGCAGTGCATTTTCAAGGCTGGCACCCATCAGCGAAACCAGCACAATAGCCAGCAGCAAGGAAGGAACAGATAACAACACGTCCAGCATGTGGTGCAAGATGCTGGACATCAATCCACGCTGCATACCGGCCACAACCCCGATACCGGAACCAATTAACATAGCTAAGATACAGGCGGTCAGCGCACTACCAAAGGTCATTTGGGCGCCGTATAACAGACGTGATAACACATCCCGGCCTAAGTCATCGGTACCTAAAAAGTAGTGCAACGAGCCATTTTTTTCCCACGAAGGCGAGAGCAGCAGTGCATTGGCGTTTTGATCAAACGGATCATAACTGGATAACGATGGACCCAGCAAAGCCATAGCAATAAAAAACGCAAACATCCACAAACCGGCCATGGCGCGCGAGTTTTGGCGAAACGTTTGCCATGTCTGTGCCAGCGGTGACGGTATGCGGATCTCAGGGTAAATTCTAACCTTGCTGGGCATACATCGCTTTCCTTTTAGCTGGGTAGAACAGAACGGTCAGTAATTCAGAAAAGACATTGATAACAATGAGCGTAATGGCTATTACCAGCATGCAGGCTAGAACAGCAGCAAAATCGCGGGCATTGATACTGCTCACCAGCCAGCGTCCTAATCCAGGCCATTCAAACATCTGTTCAGTAATAATGGCCGAGGTCACTATGGTGCCGAATTGCATACTCATCATCGGTAAGATGGGCGGTAATGCATTACGTAAACCATGCGTTAGAACGACACTCCAGGTTGAACGTCCACGACTGAGTGCGGCTTTGATGTAGCTTTGTCCCATCACTTCACTGAGCGAACTGCGTACTAAACGGATCACCTCGGTGGTGGTAATCAAACCCAGTACACTTGCCGGTAATATCAGATGCTGCAGTGCATCCAATAATGCTGCTATTCGATAGGGTTTATCAGACAACCAGCAGTCAAGCAAACTGAAGCCAGTCACCGGACGGATTTGATAAAGCAGGCTTAACTGTCCAGAAGAGGGGAACCAACCTAATTGCATCGCCAACGTCATGATCAATAACGTTGCCAGCCAATATATAGGGATCGAAAAACCCAATAAACTGAGATTGGTGATGATCATGTCAGGCCAATGATCGCGATATAACGCAGCCAACATGCCCAATGTAATACCAACAACGGTCGCCAGAAAAATCGCTGCCAAGGCTAAGCCTAATGTCGCGGGTAAATAAGCCAGCACGCTGTTTAACACAGGTTCACCGGTGACGCTGGAAATTCCCCATTGACCTTGTAGGAAATTTTTGACGAACTCAAAATAGCCATTGATCAGATTTATTGAATTGTCGCTATCAATATGCCGATCCATGCCGTAGGCCAATAGACTCAGGATGAGTAACGTAAAGAACAATAAGCTTAAGCGGCGCAATGTGTAAATGAGCATAACTTACTCCCGATAAGCCTTTTTAAATGAAACACCACCGGTGGGTGGAATGACAATATTGTGCATATTGCGCCAGTAGGCACTCACCATCAACGCATGAGCCAGCGGGATCACAGGAACATACTGGTAGATCATTTCCTGACTGAGTTGGTATTCAAAGATCCGCTGTGATAAACGTTGAGTAGCTAACGCGTTATCCAGATGGGCATCAAACTCCTGATTACACCAGCCAGAATAGTTATTACCCTCTTTCCCCATCGCTTCACAGCTGAGTAATGGGCGCAAGAAGTTGTCAGGATCGGCATTGTCTGCGGCCCATGACAATAAGGCTAAATCATATTTACCTTCTTGCAGGTTTGCACGCATGAGTACCCAGCGTGTTTCCAGCAGTTGTACATTGATCCCGATACGGGCTAGATCACCGCGGATCAATTGTGCCGTTTTTGATGCATCCGGGTTGTAGGTTTTGGCGATAGGTTGCACCCACATGGTGATATCAAAACCGTCCGGGTAACCGGCGTCCTTCAATAGCGCCCGTGCTTTGTCCGGATCATAATAATACTCATCCAGATTCGGGTGATGAGCCCAGGACGCAGGTGGTAACAAGCTGGAGGCTGTTTCACCAGTATCATAAAAAACAGCTTGTTGCAGATTGTCGCGGTTGATTGCCATGGCAATCGCTTGTCGGACGCGAATATCATTCAGCGGTTTCTGGCGGGTATTTAATGCCAGATATGTGGTGTTCATATTGCTCTGAATATCTAAATCAGTGCGTGGGTTATTACGGATAAACGGTAATTGGCTGGCTGCGGGGGTCGCAATTACCTGACATTCACCGGTAAATAATTTTGCTAAGCGCTTAGAGGCACGAGGTGTGTAGTCGAAAACCAGCTGTTCCAGTTGAGGGGCTTTGTCCCAATAATCCGGATTTCTGCTTAGACGTAAATATTCATCTGGCCGTTGTTCCAGTAACTGAAATGGTCCGGTGCCAACGGGCAAATCGTCCATATCCTGCAAATCACCATGCTGGTGTTGCAGATAGTCACCGTATTCTGCGGATAAAATCACGGCGTAATCGCTGGCCAGTGTGGCCATAAACGAGGCATCTGGATGACGAAGGACAAATTGCACCTGATAGTCGGTAACTTTCCTCACATCCTGCAAAACTTCGGCAAATTGCCGGTTATCAAAAAACGGATAACGCGTTCCGGAAACGGCATGAAACGGATGGTTTGAATCAAGAATGCGCTGAAAACTGAATACAACGTCATCGGCATTAAATAACCGTTGTGGGGTAAACCAAGCGGTATGGTGGAACGGTACATTCCGGCGTAAATTGAAGGTATAAACCAGACCATTACGGCTGATGCTCCAGTTGTCGGCTAAGGCGCCATCCAAGCGTTGGGTATCTGGATTGATTTCGATCAGTCGGTTGTAGACTTGTTGTGACAATGACGCAACAAAAGGGCTGGAGCCCAGGATCTGCGGATTTAAGTGTTGGCTGAAACTATCAACACAATAAACAGCGCCGCTGGTTTTGGCTGATTCGACAGGTTTGCAGCCGGTGAGCAGTAATATTACGGCTCCCAAACAGTGCATTAATGAAAAAAGTTTCATACGACATCCGTGACTGATAGGCTG
This window contains:
- a CDS encoding ABC transporter ATP-binding protein produces the protein MIIVSQITLLRGNKPLLEEASATIHPGQKVGLVGKNGCGKSSFFALLKGELAVDAGSVSVPAQWQIATVAQETPALDCSAIDYVIDGDKEFRSLEQQLAQAEQQGDGIRIAELHGHLDAAGAYTIRSRAGELLHGLGFSSEQHQQPVSAFSGGWRMRLNLAQALICRSDLLLLDEPTNHLDLDAVIWLESWLRSYRGTLILISHDRDFLDRVINRIIHIENDKLNEYTGGYSDFEIQRASALSQQQSMYEKQQLALSKMQDYVDRFRYKATKARQAQSRLKAMERMELILPAHVDSQFQFQFREPDALPTPLISMENLSAGYGDKLILQKIKLNLVPGSRIGLLGRNGAGKSTFIKLLAGELTPLSGKLEPSKGVKIGYFAQHQLESLQQGDTPLQHLTRIAGNRPEQELRNFLGGFGFHGDKALEVVDTFSGGEKARLVLALLVWQKPNLLLLDEPTNHLDLEMREALTLALQGFEGAMVIVSHDRHLLRTTTDEFYLVHQQRLEAFDGDLDDYHKWLTEQDKNQNEVKVASNSPAAPQSATARKDLKRREADFRQQIRPLRQKLEKHEKQMAKLQSALTDIETALSDPAIYQDDAKSKLTSLLAQQGPLKNELEQVELEWMDISEQLEQMEQQFAAEVATQD
- the slyD gene encoding peptidylprolyl isomerase; protein product: MKITHLSVVTLDYTVSDTSGEVLDTTEGREPLVYLHGSGYLVPGLENALYERAAGDSFELTVPAADAYGEYEESLVQEVPGELFDGMEVAEGDTFVADTDDGHRPVTIVEVSEDFVKVDANHPLAGMDLHFKVNVREVRAATAEEIAHGHIHGEEGCGHDHGHHHEHEGCCGGHGHSHGDDHECCGGKGHAHGEEHECCGGKGHGHDHHHDAEEQHECCGGHGGCKN
- the fur gene encoding ferric iron uptake transcriptional regulator, which encodes MTDHNQQLKDAGLKITSPRVKILDYLRQPECQHISAEDLYKLLLDNGEEIGLATVYRVLNQFDDAGIVTRHHFEGGKSVFELAQQHHHDHLVCLDCGSVVEFSDEVIEQRQKEIAEKHGMTLTHHSLYLYGNCGKENCINRKK
- the fldA gene encoding flavodoxin FldA — encoded protein: MALIGLFFGSDTGNTEAVAGMIQKELGSDLIDVLDVAQGTSADFEKYDLLILGIPTWYYGESQADWDDFFPELEKVDFSAKLVAIFGCGDQEDYAEYFLDAMGTLRDIIVAKGATIVGYWPTEGYHFEASKALVDDKHFVGLGIDEDRQPEQTAERVAAWCQQLREEMCLSELV
- the ybfE gene encoding LexA regulated protein, yielding MAKHHSDRTTLDLFADEKRPGRPKTNPHPRDLQLKINKRNQLKRDKDKGLHRVELKLDAESLDDLNQLADARGISRSELIQELVREYVSTQRSSQLK
- a CDS encoding alpha/beta fold hydrolase; the protein is MKLNYQITEFPNPAAEPIVLLHGLFGKQDNLGLLKQALQLQRPVITVDLRNHGLSEWHAEMNYQVMSDDILNLLSEFNQPKVHLLGHSMGGKVAMAVALQAPDRVASLIVADIAPVAYQESRHTNVFNALNAVANAQIASRKEAELLMSDYLTEPAVRQFLLKSFSNTQPTHWQFNLHILQQHYADIMGWPFAATQRYSGPVLFIKGGASDYLQTEHQPVIAQHFPNASAKIIPGCGHWLHAEKPLLFNGIVERFLQQSN
- the seqA gene encoding replication initiation negative regulator SeqA; amino-acid sequence: MKTIEVDEQIYRYIASRTLHIGESASDILRRLLALPVDTSMESTVSAVLDDKTDAESLTEASTDVLNKLIDDAQLAKEESAIARFMLILSALYRAQPEVFSRGADIKGRKRIYFAEDPQALLDNGKTTKPKPVPETPYWVITNTNTGRKRLIIEQLMQAMGYSAETIAEVCNKV
- the pgm gene encoding phosphoglucomutase (alpha-D-glucose-1,6-bisphosphate-dependent); translated protein: MAQHPHAGKPARVEDLTNIPRLVAAYYLNKPDMSLPEQRVAFGTSGHRGSSLHNAFTESHIQAVSQALAEYRQSKGISGPLFIGMDTHALSEAALASAVQVLAANGVQVRIQQGLGYTPTPVVSHAILTYNRAGHADQADGVVITPSHNPPEDGGFKYNPPHGGPAEGDITKWVEDRANQILENGSVDVKVMPYAAAIASEFVQEHDYVTPYVNDLGNVLDMEAIRKSGIKIGVDPLGGAGVAYWDVIAKTYGLNIEVVNYRVDPTFSFMTLDKDGKIRMDCSSPWAMASLIGLKDKFDIALGNDPDYDRHGIVTKSGLMNPNHYLAVAIQYLFTHRPNWPAQAAVGKTLVSSSIIDRVAGKIARNLKEVPVGFKWFVDGLFDGSFGFGGEESAGASFLRKDGTVWTTDKDGFILALLAAEIIAVTGKDPQQLYDALTEEFGAPVYRRIDAPANTAQKAVLSKLSPDLVEATSLAGEPILAKLTKAPGNNAAIGGLKVVTENGWFAARPSGTESIYKIYMESFKGEEHLDLIQKEAQQIVSAALAKAGV
- a CDS encoding ATP-binding cassette domain-containing protein: MNSAPLLKVSGINKTFINRVGLFRRKPVQVLKDISFTLEPGETLALVGETGSGKSTLAKILAGVVPPTSGEIEVNGELIAFEDTQKRCKLIRMIFQDPNSSLNPQLRVGRILEAPLRLNTDLTEEERANTVIETLRMVGLLPEHALFYPQMISLGQKQRVALARALILDPKIIVADEAFSMLDVSMRSQIVNLLLKLQERLGLSYVVVANDLGLVRHISDKVLIMHQGEVVESGLTSEVFANPQHDVTKRLIQNHGHEYRL
- a CDS encoding oligopeptide/dipeptide ABC transporter ATP-binding protein; translated protein: MPLLDIRNLTIEIDTSQGRVKVVDKISLTINEGEVRGLVGESGSGKSLVAKALVGITKDNWHVSADRLRICDVNLLELTPRQRRQFLSNNIAMIFQEPVSCLDPSIPVGDQLMEVIPSRVFEGKWWQWPFWRKKHAKALLHRVGVKDHDKVMNAYPLELSDGICQKVMIAMAIAVKPKLLIADEPISAMEATTQAQILRLLDKMNVVNHTTILLISNDLNAIANLADTISVMYCGQMVETGPRELVLKNPHHPYTNALLNALPDFSQNLPHKSALITLPGSIPPLQHLPIGCRLGPRCPYAQKMCVRMPGVTQSKGHQFYCHFPLNLEDSSR
- a CDS encoding ABC transporter permease subunit, translating into MPSKVRIYPEIRIPSPLAQTWQTFRQNSRAMAGLWMFAFFIAMALLGPSLSSYDPFDQNANALLLSPSWEKNGSLHYFLGTDDLGRDVLSRLLYGAQMTFGSALTACILAMLIGSGIGVVAGMQRGLMSSILHHMLDVLLSVPSLLLAIVLVSLMGASLENALLAITLALIPQFIRASFNAVREIAGKEYIIAVRLDGSTPWRILRLAILPNILDVLVTQTTRGLSAAILDISAVCFLGIGAQSPLPEWGTMLADSLDLAYISPWNVALPGLAIMLSVVATNLVGEGLRKALQQGLE